One Paenibacillus riograndensis SBR5 DNA segment encodes these proteins:
- a CDS encoding dTDP-4-dehydrorhamnose reductase family protein — translation MKLLILGGNGMAGHMLADYFRRQGKHHVFHTTRDKSDLGGLYIDADDIAGVEKLVEIVSPHCIINALGVLNQFAERDRIGAYHVNGFLPHRLRRAADGVHARLIHISTDCVFEGTRGGYTEDDTPDGTSVYAITKSLGEVREPGHLTIRTSIIGPEIRPSGIGLMEWFLAQRGPVSGYRRVMWNGVTTLELAKAIDGLLEPEISGLIHLAHPQPVSKYELLRHMQAAFNKEDVEIIPESAHIQDRTLVSTRADVQVQLPPYPVMLAELAAWMKQPAMSI, via the coding sequence ATGAAGCTGCTTATCCTCGGCGGAAACGGTATGGCGGGTCATATGCTGGCGGATTATTTCCGCCGTCAAGGCAAGCATCACGTCTTCCATACAACCCGGGATAAGAGTGATCTTGGCGGGCTGTATATAGATGCTGATGATATTGCCGGAGTTGAAAAGCTGGTCGAAATTGTCTCTCCCCATTGCATCATCAATGCGCTGGGTGTGCTGAATCAATTTGCCGAGCGTGACCGGATCGGCGCCTACCATGTGAACGGATTCCTGCCCCACCGGCTCCGCCGCGCGGCGGACGGTGTGCATGCCCGGCTCATCCATATCAGTACCGACTGCGTGTTCGAAGGAACACGCGGCGGTTATACGGAAGACGATACGCCTGACGGCACATCTGTGTATGCGATCACCAAAAGTCTTGGAGAAGTGCGGGAGCCCGGGCACCTGACGATCCGAACCTCTATCATTGGCCCGGAAATCCGCCCTTCGGGCATCGGGCTGATGGAATGGTTCCTGGCCCAGCGGGGGCCGGTATCCGGATACCGGCGGGTGATGTGGAACGGGGTAACCACACTGGAGCTGGCCAAAGCTATAGACGGTCTGCTGGAACCGGAAATCTCCGGGCTGATCCATCTGGCCCATCCGCAGCCGGTCAGCAAATATGAGCTGCTCCGGCACATGCAGGCAGCCTTCAACAAAGAGGATGTAGAAATCATTCCCGAGTCTGCGCATATTCAGGACCGCACACTGGTCAGCACGAGAGCGGATGTTCAGGTGCAGCTGCCTCCGTACCCCGTGATGCTGGCAGAACTGGCGGCCTGGATGAAGCAGCCGGCGATGTCGATATGA
- a CDS encoding CgeB family protein codes for MKAVKSKKRKVHPPDYRDGYQEGYRLGLCEAVRRLNSPEVGACRPLKLMYVPQGFQAIDAGVTEALGQLVSELVISSPETMLETAARESPGAVLVMNGLHVFPDNHLEQITEIRKLGIPTAIWFVDDPYFTEDTSVICKHYDHVFTHELGCVEFYHDLGVNSVHYLPLCVNPQMFYPRRTGPQYQFDVVFIGNAFRNRTELFDGLAPFLQGKKVLIAGGFWERLSTYEELSPFIKDGFIPPEETANYYSGAKLVINIHRPWEGGQDNRNSFQLPSRSINPRTYEISACGTMQLTDVREDLGNYYRPGKDLDTFENSDELKFKIDYYLNHEKDRRQIALQGLRTTLRHHTFISRLPHLLNVLTAQV; via the coding sequence GTGAAAGCCGTGAAATCAAAAAAGAGAAAAGTGCATCCACCGGATTACCGTGACGGTTATCAGGAAGGCTACCGCCTCGGCCTGTGTGAAGCCGTGAGACGCCTGAATTCCCCGGAGGTGGGGGCATGCCGGCCGCTCAAGCTGATGTATGTGCCGCAGGGATTTCAAGCGATTGATGCGGGAGTAACGGAAGCGCTGGGGCAGCTTGTCAGCGAACTGGTCATCAGCTCTCCGGAGACCATGCTGGAGACAGCTGCCCGCGAGTCGCCGGGAGCTGTGCTGGTCATGAACGGACTGCATGTGTTCCCCGACAATCATCTGGAGCAGATCACGGAAATACGAAAACTGGGTATTCCTACAGCAATCTGGTTTGTGGATGATCCTTATTTTACTGAGGATACATCGGTAATTTGCAAGCATTATGACCATGTCTTTACACATGAACTGGGATGTGTGGAGTTCTACCATGACCTGGGAGTGAACTCTGTACATTACCTTCCGCTCTGTGTGAATCCGCAGATGTTCTACCCGCGCCGCACTGGTCCGCAGTATCAATTTGATGTTGTTTTTATCGGCAATGCCTTCCGCAACCGGACAGAATTGTTTGACGGGCTGGCTCCGTTTCTCCAAGGCAAGAAGGTGCTGATCGCCGGAGGGTTCTGGGAACGGCTGTCCACCTATGAGGAGCTGTCACCTTTTATCAAAGACGGCTTTATTCCTCCGGAGGAGACCGCAAATTATTACAGCGGTGCCAAACTGGTCATTAATATTCACCGTCCATGGGAGGGCGGGCAGGACAACCGGAACTCTTTTCAGCTTCCCTCCCGCTCTATTAATCCGCGAACCTATGAAATCAGTGCCTGCGGGACCATGCAGCTGACGGATGTCCGCGAGGATCTGGGCAATTATTACCGCCCGGGCAAGGATTTGGATACCTTTGAAAACTCCGACGAGCTGAAGTTCAAAATTGACTACTATCTGAATCATGAGAAGGACCGCCGGCAGATCGCACTTCAGGGACTGCGGACGACCCTCCGCCATCATACTTTCATTTCCCGGCTGCCTCACTTGCTGAATGTTCTGACAGCACAAGTATGA
- a CDS encoding AAA family ATPase: MYAMDNAMLYIRNAELLRERVPSFQAYPFDLPVIRSFNRLDFQNRVTFLVGENGTGKSTLLEGIAAAWGFNPEGGTLNFSFNTRSSHSSLHEYLRLTKGVRRPKDGFFLRAESYYNVASYIDQLDEEPGEQFQIPMIKDSYGGKSLHEQSHGESFFAAFVHRFGGQGLYILDEPEAALSPLRQMSLLVRMHELAEQHSQFIIATHSPILMSYPGADIYLLEGEGIRPVPLEETEHYTVTKAFMNDRAGMLRELLGDG, from the coding sequence ATGTATGCTATGGATAACGCCATGCTCTACATCCGTAATGCAGAGCTGCTGCGTGAACGGGTTCCTTCTTTTCAGGCCTATCCGTTTGATCTACCGGTGATCCGCAGCTTTAACCGGCTGGACTTTCAGAACCGGGTTACATTCCTTGTGGGGGAGAACGGGACGGGGAAATCCACGCTGCTGGAAGGCATTGCTGCAGCCTGGGGCTTCAATCCGGAAGGCGGAACGCTGAATTTCTCATTTAATACCCGCTCCTCGCATTCCAGCCTGCATGAGTACCTGCGGCTTACCAAAGGGGTGAGACGCCCCAAGGACGGCTTCTTTCTGCGTGCGGAGAGCTATTATAATGTGGCTTCTTATATTGACCAGCTGGATGAGGAGCCGGGAGAACAGTTTCAGATCCCTATGATCAAAGATTCCTACGGGGGCAAGTCACTGCATGAGCAGTCGCACGGGGAATCGTTTTTTGCCGCCTTTGTCCACCGCTTTGGCGGGCAAGGCCTCTATATTCTCGACGAGCCGGAAGCAGCCCTCTCCCCGCTGCGGCAGATGTCGCTGCTGGTGCGTATGCACGAGCTGGCGGAGCAGCACTCGCAATTTATCATCGCAACCCACTCACCGATTCTGATGTCCTATCCCGGGGCGGATATATACCTGCTGGAGGGCGAGGGCATCCGGCCTGTCCCTCTGGAAGAAACGGAGCATTACACCGTAACCAAAGCATTTATGAACGACCGTGCGGGAATGCTGCGCGAGCTGCTGGGAGACGGCTGA
- a CDS encoding polysaccharide biosynthesis protein — MFNNKRILVTGGTGSWGHELIRQLLPQNPKEIVIFSRSESAQVAMSREYEDSRLSFIIGDIRDKDALVAACRGIDYVFHLAALKHVPVCEDQPYEALKTNVVGTQNVIEAAIACNVEKAIYISTDKAANPSNFYGMTKAIGEKLFVYANLLGSNTRFVTVRGGNVLGTNGSVVHLFMKQIKDKGQVRITDMKMTRFFFTLRDAITLLFKASEVSLGGEIFVMTMPTCRIVDLAEVLIEASGRRDVSIIEAGIRPGEKIHEILMSDFESQTTVVYDEQYLVILPTLDMPELKARYSKYPHVSFNSFSSENNLMDQREIKDILIRGGFLQ, encoded by the coding sequence ATGTTCAATAATAAAAGGATTTTGGTTACAGGCGGAACCGGTTCCTGGGGGCATGAACTCATCCGGCAGCTTTTGCCGCAGAACCCGAAAGAGATTGTCATATTCTCCCGCAGCGAGTCTGCTCAAGTGGCCATGAGCCGCGAATATGAGGATTCCCGCCTCAGCTTCATCATTGGCGATATCCGTGACAAGGACGCTTTGGTGGCGGCATGCCGGGGCATCGATTATGTCTTTCATCTGGCGGCCCTCAAGCATGTTCCGGTCTGCGAAGACCAGCCGTATGAAGCGCTCAAGACCAACGTGGTCGGCACCCAGAACGTCATTGAAGCAGCCATTGCCTGCAATGTGGAAAAAGCGATTTACATCTCCACCGACAAAGCGGCCAATCCCTCCAATTTCTACGGGATGACCAAAGCGATCGGGGAAAAGCTGTTCGTCTACGCCAACCTGCTGGGCTCCAACACCCGGTTCGTCACGGTGCGCGGCGGGAATGTGCTGGGAACGAACGGCAGTGTGGTCCATCTGTTCATGAAGCAGATCAAGGACAAGGGACAGGTGCGGATTACAGATATGAAAATGACCCGCTTCTTCTTCACCCTGCGCGATGCCATCACCTTGCTGTTCAAGGCCTCTGAGGTCAGCCTCGGTGGTGAAATCTTTGTAATGACCATGCCAACCTGCCGGATCGTGGATCTCGCCGAAGTGCTGATTGAGGCTTCAGGCAGACGGGATGTGAGCATTATTGAAGCAGGTATCCGCCCTGGCGAAAAAATCCATGAAATTCTGATGAGTGATTTCGAAAGCCAGACGACGGTTGTCTACGATGAGCAGTATCTGGTCATTCTGCCTACGCTGGATATGCCTGAACTCAAAGCCCGTTACAGCAAATATCCGCATGTTTCCTTCAACAGCTTCAGCTCCGAGAATAACCTGATGGACCAGAGGGAGATCAAGGACATCCTGATCCGGGGAGGGTTCCTCCAATGA
- a CDS encoding glycosyltransferase: protein MRPRVSVVIPFYNCPYIEQALQSALNQSWQPYEIIVVDDGSTMHTDRITPYLPHIHYLGKANGGTASALNHGIRHATGDYVVWLSSDDMFYRDKINNQVLFMDQNRLLITYTNFNYINESTQLTELNAAAVFPSHLDYLRCFLQGNPINGCTVMFKRELFAAIGLFDESLPYTHDYDLWFRAILNGYPPVMLNQSLTAYRRHDGMGTLKHYDAIMAEAAATNARYTPMLRSLIASMGG from the coding sequence ATGAGACCGAGAGTATCCGTGGTGATTCCTTTTTACAATTGCCCTTATATCGAGCAGGCGCTGCAAAGCGCCTTGAACCAATCCTGGCAGCCATATGAGATCATCGTTGTCGACGATGGCTCCACTATGCACACAGACCGGATTACGCCATACCTCCCGCACATTCACTATCTGGGGAAGGCTAATGGAGGAACCGCGTCCGCACTGAATCACGGAATCCGTCATGCCACAGGTGATTATGTGGTCTGGCTCAGCTCGGATGATATGTTCTACCGCGACAAAATAAACAATCAAGTGCTGTTCATGGATCAGAACCGCCTGCTGATCACCTACACCAACTTCAACTATATAAATGAAAGCACACAACTGACCGAGCTTAATGCGGCGGCGGTATTTCCAAGCCATCTTGACTATTTGCGCTGTTTTCTGCAGGGCAATCCGATTAATGGCTGCACCGTCATGTTCAAGCGGGAGCTGTTCGCCGCCATTGGGCTTTTCGATGAGTCGCTGCCCTATACCCATGATTATGACCTGTGGTTCCGGGCGATTCTGAACGGATATCCGCCTGTGATGCTCAATCAGTCCCTGACTGCCTACCGGCGGCATGACGGAATGGGTACACTCAAGCATTATGATGCCATTATGGCTGAAGCTGCGGCGACCAACGCCCGTTACACCCCCATGCTCCGCAGTTTAATTGCTTCCATGGGCGGCTGA
- a CDS encoding NAD-dependent epimerase/dehydratase family protein gives MKTRRILITGASGFTGRHAVAYFHAAGAEVTAVVRSAAAASGIFPAGVKQQVCDLSDRRAVQSMIEEVEPEEVLHLAGKNSVPESWQDPLLYMETNVMSTLYLLEGLRTRPARRILVAGSRLKFKPGLAEGPPHPYSLSKTLEELVSLAWCTLFKQPVLLAEPCNLIGPGPSTGFCSLLAQHIVRSEAAAGTSETLPPFRLSSRFALRDFLDVRDAVRAYDCILRSGEPGKVYRIDSGTLRGLGAVAGQLLAHAAAPVAMDWGPVDTAAEQEAAASAAAVPAALSGALVNQEELSASPEDNAACLGWSPLIELSRSLADIMDYYRASREGGAL, from the coding sequence ATGAAGACGCGGAGAATTCTGATTACCGGGGCTTCCGGATTTACCGGAAGGCATGCCGTAGCTTACTTTCATGCAGCAGGTGCGGAAGTGACCGCCGTGGTGCGGAGTGCTGCAGCAGCTTCCGGCATTTTTCCCGCAGGTGTGAAGCAGCAGGTCTGTGATTTGAGCGACCGCCGGGCGGTACAGTCGATGATTGAGGAGGTAGAGCCGGAAGAAGTGCTGCATCTCGCCGGCAAAAACTCAGTCCCGGAATCCTGGCAGGACCCGCTGCTCTACATGGAAACGAACGTCATGTCTACGCTCTACTTGCTGGAGGGATTGCGTACCCGGCCGGCCCGCCGTATTCTGGTGGCCGGCTCCCGGCTTAAGTTCAAGCCGGGCCTGGCGGAAGGACCGCCTCATCCGTACAGTCTGAGCAAAACCCTGGAGGAACTGGTATCTCTGGCCTGGTGCACATTGTTCAAGCAGCCGGTGCTGCTTGCGGAACCCTGCAATCTGATCGGGCCCGGGCCGTCTACAGGCTTCTGTTCCCTGCTGGCACAGCATATTGTACGCAGTGAGGCCGCTGCAGGCACTTCTGAAACCCTTCCGCCGTTTAGGCTTTCCTCACGGTTTGCCCTCAGGGACTTCCTTGATGTGCGGGATGCGGTCAGAGCCTATGACTGTATTCTGCGCAGTGGAGAGCCGGGGAAGGTCTACCGTATTGATTCCGGCACCCTGCGGGGGCTTGGCGCAGTTGCCGGGCAATTGCTGGCCCATGCGGCTGCCCCGGTGGCGATGGATTGGGGGCCGGTGGACACGGCTGCGGAGCAGGAAGCCGCTGCATCCGCAGCTGCCGTTCCGGCAGCGTTGTCCGGCGCATTAGTTAATCAGGAGGAATTATCCGCATCCCCCGAGGACAATGCCGCCTGTCTCGGCTGGAGCCCGCTGATTGAGCTGTCCCGTTCACTTGCGGATATTATGGACTATTACCGGGCAAGCAGAGAAGGAGGTGCTTTATGA
- a CDS encoding glycosyltransferase family 4 protein, whose amino-acid sequence MADKATIVLFSHVSNTRSITGAEKLLLFFSRELSPYFNCVLVAPQEGKLTRQARNNGLNVQLLTIPLVYGMYTPYAGLEPDIRKFQEKLEYCELVEWLAALRPAFIISSTCVHALPAMAAKSLGIPVVWKISETITDNDFTSISTELIHKNSDEILAISHTAASCFPEDIRAEKVTLLPPSWNDSEMMFEAWSKLRSERRRDLRVAPKEPLIGYISSFINKEKGLEHFVKMAVLVSKEHPEAKFMVVGTPGDKSYYDRCVRKVKLEGLTSHFKFVGYEESLPEVYCAMDMLVVPSLIREGFGMTALEGLAFGKPVVAYASGGLYEILHAAGCGELLAPVGDIDQLAQRVNGLLAEPGLAAVVGSQARERVDAVYGPAAYRARLLGLAEKWHLRYCPALPEPVSAPEPPAAAEASDSSEPAPPLQLEPQPEAVPPPEPEPQRRKHASRAARLRRGKLRRGKLRRAASRARSRPRPGRKRRAAGSARRRSSGGKHRRAGHARRKAKRRRKAA is encoded by the coding sequence ATGGCCGACAAAGCGACAATCGTGCTCTTTTCCCATGTATCCAATACACGCAGCATTACAGGGGCGGAGAAGCTGCTGCTGTTCTTCAGCCGGGAGCTGTCACCCTACTTCAACTGCGTTCTCGTGGCACCCCAGGAAGGCAAGCTGACCCGGCAGGCGCGTAATAATGGACTGAATGTACAGCTGCTGACCATTCCTCTGGTCTACGGGATGTACACACCCTATGCCGGGCTGGAGCCGGATATCCGCAAATTTCAGGAGAAACTTGAGTATTGCGAGCTGGTAGAGTGGCTTGCTGCCCTGCGCCCGGCGTTTATTATCTCCAGCACCTGTGTTCATGCTTTGCCGGCGATGGCGGCGAAATCACTGGGCATCCCCGTGGTGTGGAAGATCTCGGAGACCATCACGGACAACGATTTCACATCAATCAGCACGGAGCTGATCCACAAGAACAGCGATGAGATTCTGGCCATCTCCCATACGGCGGCGTCTTGCTTTCCCGAGGATATCCGCGCGGAGAAGGTAACCCTGCTTCCCCCGTCGTGGAATGATTCGGAGATGATGTTCGAAGCCTGGAGCAAGCTGCGGAGCGAACGCCGCCGTGATTTGCGGGTTGCCCCCAAAGAGCCGCTTATCGGTTATATTTCTTCATTTATTAATAAAGAAAAGGGACTGGAGCATTTCGTAAAAATGGCTGTGCTTGTATCAAAGGAGCATCCCGAAGCAAAGTTCATGGTCGTCGGCACACCCGGAGATAAAAGCTACTATGACCGCTGCGTCCGCAAGGTGAAGCTGGAAGGCCTGACCTCACATTTCAAATTTGTAGGCTATGAAGAAAGTCTTCCGGAGGTCTATTGCGCCATGGATATGCTGGTGGTTCCCAGCCTGATCCGCGAGGGCTTCGGTATGACTGCGCTGGAAGGCCTGGCCTTCGGTAAACCGGTAGTGGCTTATGCATCCGGCGGCTTGTACGAAATTCTCCATGCCGCCGGCTGCGGTGAGCTGCTTGCTCCGGTGGGAGACATCGACCAGCTGGCACAGCGGGTGAACGGCCTGCTGGCGGAGCCGGGGCTGGCAGCCGTCGTCGGCAGCCAGGCGCGGGAGCGCGTCGACGCCGTCTATGGGCCGGCGGCCTACCGCGCGCGCCTGCTCGGCCTTGCGGAGAAGTGGCATCTCCGCTACTGCCCCGCGCTGCCGGAACCTGTCAGCGCACCGGAGCCCCCCGCTGCTGCCGAAGCTTCGGACAGCAGCGAGCCCGCCCCGCCGCTGCAGCTGGAGCCGCAGCCGGAGGCCGTCCCGCCGCCGGAGCCGGAGCCGCAGCGGCGAAAACACGCAAGCCGCGCAGCACGGCTTCGGCGCGGCAAGCTTCGGCGCGGCAAGCTCCGCCGCGCCGCATCCCGGGCGCGCAGCCGTCCGCGCCCCGGCCGCAAGCGGCGCGCCGCAGGCAGCGCGCGCCGGAGGAGCAGCGGCGGCAAGCACCGCCGCGCGGGCCATGCCCGCCGCAAAGCGAAGCGGCGGCGCAAAGCGGCCTAG
- the wecB gene encoding non-hydrolyzing UDP-N-acetylglucosamine 2-epimerase, which translates to MKIMTILGTRPEIIRLSVIIPLLDEHAEQHVLVHTGQNFTASLSGIFFAELGLRAPDYVLQDKQAGLGGQLAAMFGSLESILLQEQPDRILLLGDTNSALCAILAERMGIPVVHMEAGNRCYDLKVPEEKNRRVIDAVSTINMPYTQQSKRHLLSEGFPSQRIVLTGNPIHEVIKHYNRQIGASDILDRLNLMAGQYFLVTAHRAENVDDPESLRQIMSGLNLVAEHFGLRLICSIHPRTRSKLAEQFKLEMNPLVEFHEPFGFFDFVHLEQYALCAITDSGTVQEECCLMGVPTVTIRRTTERPETVDCGSNVVSGVEQESILRCTRLMTSLSPEWEAPEGYLTPDVSVKVVKFLLGGNLHVQ; encoded by the coding sequence ATGAAGATCATGACGATTTTGGGCACACGGCCCGAGATCATCCGCTTAAGTGTCATTATTCCGCTGCTCGATGAGCATGCGGAGCAGCATGTGCTGGTGCATACGGGACAGAACTTCACCGCCAGCCTCAGCGGGATTTTCTTCGCTGAGCTGGGGCTGAGGGCACCGGATTATGTGCTTCAGGATAAGCAGGCCGGGCTTGGCGGGCAGCTTGCTGCCATGTTCGGGAGCCTGGAGAGCATTCTGCTCCAGGAGCAGCCCGACCGGATTCTGCTGCTGGGGGATACGAACAGTGCGCTGTGCGCTATCCTTGCCGAGCGGATGGGCATTCCTGTGGTGCACATGGAAGCGGGAAACCGCTGCTACGATTTGAAAGTGCCGGAGGAGAAAAACCGCCGTGTCATAGACGCTGTTTCCACCATAAATATGCCCTATACCCAGCAGAGCAAGCGGCATCTGCTCAGCGAAGGATTTCCTAGCCAGCGCATTGTTTTAACCGGGAATCCGATTCATGAAGTGATTAAGCATTATAACCGGCAGATCGGAGCCAGCGATATTCTGGACCGGCTGAACCTTATGGCAGGACAGTACTTTCTGGTTACTGCCCACCGGGCTGAAAATGTGGATGATCCCGAATCGCTCCGGCAGATTATGTCCGGGTTGAACCTGGTGGCAGAGCATTTTGGCCTACGCCTGATCTGCAGCATCCATCCCCGTACGCGTTCCAAGCTGGCGGAGCAATTCAAGCTGGAGATGAACCCGCTGGTGGAGTTTCATGAGCCTTTTGGATTTTTTGATTTTGTCCATTTGGAGCAGTATGCCCTGTGCGCAATCACCGACAGCGGAACCGTTCAGGAGGAATGCTGCCTGATGGGAGTGCCGACAGTAACCATCCGCCGGACCACAGAACGTCCGGAAACGGTGGACTGCGGAAGCAATGTAGTTTCAGGAGTGGAGCAGGAGAGCATATTGCGCTGTACCCGGCTGATGACGTCACTGAGTCCCGAATGGGAGGCGCCGGAAGGCTATTTGACCCCGGATGTCTCTGTTAAGGTAGTCAAATTTTTGCTTGGAGGGAACCTGCATGTTCAATAA
- a CDS encoding class I SAM-dependent methyltransferase translates to MYREIKVKDFLPVLLEHLKFAETILDVGSGTGTLLERYEASVVIGLDIHRPYLLHRKYTASHIIPVHADARHIDKLFLPGTFSAVTLIDSLEHFTMSEGKELLRKAEVIAAGRVVVFTPRGFFPQEGTDHYHLQGEYYQKHRSGWEPEDFLGLGYAVTVLKDFHHAENPSFREAFGPNHAPLDALLACKTV, encoded by the coding sequence ATGTACCGGGAAATTAAAGTAAAGGACTTCCTTCCGGTTCTGCTGGAGCATCTGAAATTCGCAGAAACGATACTCGATGTGGGCAGCGGAACCGGTACGTTGCTTGAACGCTATGAGGCATCGGTTGTGATTGGCCTGGATATTCACAGACCCTATCTCCTGCACCGCAAGTATACAGCGTCCCATATCATTCCGGTGCATGCTGATGCGAGACATATCGATAAGCTGTTTCTGCCGGGCACCTTCTCGGCAGTGACACTGATTGACTCTTTGGAGCATTTCACCATGAGCGAAGGCAAGGAGCTTTTGCGGAAAGCGGAGGTCATCGCTGCGGGCCGCGTGGTTGTTTTTACCCCACGCGGTTTTTTTCCCCAAGAAGGAACGGATCATTACCATCTGCAAGGAGAGTACTATCAAAAACACCGGAGCGGCTGGGAACCGGAAGATTTTTTGGGGCTGGGCTATGCGGTAACTGTGCTGAAAGACTTTCATCACGCGGAGAACCCTTCCTTCCGGGAAGCGTTCGGACCGAATCATGCGCCACTGGACGCCTTGCTGGCCTGCAAAACCGTATAA
- a CDS encoding aspartyl-phosphate phosphatase Spo0E family protein: MGDKQHQARIEQARKELHSLALELGISHPKVLSQSVKLDMLINEYIECQTDEPGDITRRDH; this comes from the coding sequence ATGGGAGATAAACAACATCAGGCACGTATTGAACAAGCCCGGAAAGAGCTGCACTCCCTGGCCTTGGAGCTGGGGATCAGCCACCCTAAAGTGCTCAGCCAATCGGTGAAGCTGGACATGCTGATCAACGAGTATATTGAATGTCAGACTGACGAGCCCGGGGATATTACCAGGAGAGATCACTAG
- a CDS encoding CgeB family protein: MNNNFVIPAPPLPRTPAEEEKLRGRLSGFKVGYDEGYLRGRLAILDGRPEEPLPVRNIHVMYVASGKGYPYSPLDDAVLYALQKLTTQVTITDVRQNLVELVGAQRPDLVLVLDGMDLPLDQVAVLRSKGIKTAIWLTDDPYYTDFTVKIVAHYDYVFTLEQNCVEFYRGLGCPEVHYLPFAAHREHYRPTTGRSPVSRDISFIGSAYWNRVHFFREIMPELMSYNTIINGIWWDRLPEAPLYGERIEIGKWMTPQETAVTYSGSKIVINLHRSHIDEAANNNTLLIPAVSPNPRTFEIAASGTLQLCDARDDMGTFYTVGEEIDTFTTPREMMDKIRYYLTHEEERRAMALRAFERTLKDHTYTRRLHKLLTIIYG, encoded by the coding sequence ATGAATAATAATTTTGTAATACCTGCACCGCCGCTGCCACGGACACCGGCGGAAGAAGAGAAGCTCCGAGGCCGCCTGTCCGGCTTCAAGGTAGGGTACGATGAAGGCTACCTGCGGGGAAGACTCGCCATTCTGGATGGCCGGCCGGAGGAGCCGCTTCCGGTTCGCAATATCCATGTAATGTATGTGGCATCGGGTAAAGGTTATCCGTACTCGCCGCTCGATGATGCGGTCCTCTATGCGCTGCAAAAATTGACCACTCAGGTCACGATTACCGATGTGCGGCAGAATCTGGTGGAGCTTGTGGGTGCGCAGCGCCCTGATCTAGTGCTGGTTTTGGATGGAATGGATCTGCCGCTTGACCAAGTGGCCGTCCTGCGCAGTAAGGGCATCAAGACAGCCATTTGGCTTACGGACGATCCTTACTATACGGACTTCACGGTAAAAATCGTAGCCCACTACGATTATGTGTTCACGCTGGAACAGAATTGTGTGGAATTCTACCGGGGCTTGGGATGCCCGGAGGTGCATTATCTGCCCTTTGCTGCCCACAGGGAGCATTACCGCCCGACAACCGGACGTTCGCCGGTCAGCCGGGATATCAGCTTTATTGGTTCGGCCTATTGGAACAGAGTTCACTTCTTCCGTGAGATTATGCCGGAGCTGATGAGCTATAACACAATCATCAACGGTATCTGGTGGGATCGGCTGCCGGAGGCGCCGCTCTATGGGGAACGTATTGAGATCGGCAAATGGATGACGCCGCAGGAGACAGCAGTTACCTACAGCGGCTCCAAAATCGTCATTAATCTCCATCGATCCCACATCGACGAAGCAGCGAATAACAACACTTTATTGATTCCTGCGGTTTCGCCGAACCCGCGCACCTTTGAAATTGCGGCCAGCGGAACCCTGCAGCTGTGTGACGCAAGAGATGATATGGGTACTTTTTATACCGTAGGTGAAGAGATCGATACATTCACCACCCCGCGCGAAATGATGGATAAAATCCGCTATTACCTCACTCATGAAGAGGAACGCCGCGCGATGGCTTTGCGCGCTTTTGAACGGACGCTTAAGGATCACACGTATACCAGACGCCTGCATAAGCTGTTGACCATAATTTATGGCTAA